In a genomic window of Occallatibacter riparius:
- a CDS encoding cellulose synthase operon protein YhjQ/BcsQ — MTDHRAFTDSNETPEDVATLYSWANLHGAKYRDFSASRAQTREKARQRVQEAIETERQRQRDEADMMQRAEIDRAAEADRQVEYEARQRAEQQAAAERAAQMHAAQQRPYVPQPPQYAVPQYQPVSVPYPEAAPAYAPPAPPAYPIAAPYYPPQPAPQPPAYPPYAQPQQQYVPPAPPREERIAPGRPWTPPAEPQENVTRPAWLAANRSDYSPAQTPNPMEDTLQGSRDRITSRWFALKGVFSGGAPAQAEPAPAPAATRAPVLAVFSLAGGVGKTSLVATLGRALSARGERIMLVDTASYGLLPFFFGARDQRPGVLRTFTAPGNGADAPVQLLTIDCENLGPESAPQEQLSTEIARNGHAASRILVDLATASGAITRRVLRMRPTVLVPVIPDMSSVVSVASIDTFFQRVSSGQVLPYYVLNQYDPSLPLHLDVREVLREQLGDRLLPFSLRRTPAVSEALAEGMTVVDYSPNSAVAEDFGALAGWVKSLAAPASAGFRGVRWSER; from the coding sequence ATGACTGACCACAGAGCGTTCACCGACTCGAATGAGACCCCGGAAGACGTAGCCACACTGTATTCGTGGGCCAACCTCCACGGCGCAAAGTATCGGGATTTCTCCGCCTCGCGTGCCCAGACTCGCGAAAAGGCCAGACAGCGCGTGCAGGAAGCCATCGAAACCGAGCGTCAGCGTCAGCGCGACGAAGCCGATATGATGCAGCGCGCCGAGATCGATCGTGCCGCGGAAGCCGACCGGCAGGTCGAGTATGAAGCCCGTCAGCGCGCTGAGCAGCAGGCCGCCGCCGAGCGCGCCGCCCAGATGCACGCCGCGCAGCAGCGCCCCTATGTGCCCCAGCCGCCCCAGTACGCAGTTCCGCAGTATCAGCCCGTTTCCGTGCCTTATCCTGAGGCTGCTCCCGCCTATGCACCCCCGGCGCCACCTGCTTATCCGATCGCTGCTCCCTATTACCCGCCGCAGCCGGCTCCCCAGCCCCCTGCATATCCTCCATACGCGCAGCCGCAGCAGCAATATGTGCCGCCTGCTCCTCCGCGCGAAGAGCGGATTGCTCCCGGCCGGCCCTGGACTCCGCCGGCAGAGCCTCAGGAAAACGTAACCCGCCCGGCGTGGCTTGCGGCGAATCGCAGTGACTATTCCCCGGCCCAGACTCCGAACCCCATGGAAGACACCCTTCAGGGATCGCGCGACCGCATCACTTCGCGCTGGTTCGCTCTGAAGGGAGTCTTCTCGGGCGGTGCACCCGCCCAGGCCGAGCCTGCTCCTGCTCCGGCGGCTACGCGTGCGCCGGTGCTCGCAGTGTTCTCGCTTGCCGGCGGTGTCGGCAAAACCAGCCTCGTTGCGACTCTCGGGCGCGCTCTCTCCGCTCGCGGCGAACGCATCATGCTCGTCGATACCGCGTCCTACGGCCTGCTGCCATTCTTCTTCGGCGCCCGCGATCAGCGCCCCGGCGTGCTTCGCACCTTTACTGCGCCCGGCAACGGCGCAGACGCACCCGTTCAGCTCCTCACCATCGATTGCGAAAACCTCGGCCCGGAGTCAGCGCCGCAGGAGCAGCTTTCTACCGAGATCGCGCGCAATGGCCACGCCGCCAGCCGCATCCTGGTCGATCTCGCCACCGCCTCCGGCGCCATCACCCGCCGCGTTCTGCGTATGCGCCCCACTGTGCTCGTGCCGGTAATCCCTGATATGAGCTCGGTGGTCAGCGTTGCCTCCATCGATACCTTCTTTCAACGCGTGAGCAGTGGACAAGTGCTCCCGTACTACGTGCTGAATCAGTACGATCCTTCTCTCCCCCTTCATCTGGATGTACGGGAGGTTCTGCGTGAACAGCTCGGCGATCGCCTGCTGCCGTTCTCGCTGCGCCGCACGCCCGCCGTCAGTGAGGCCCTGGCGGAAGGGATGACGGTCGTGGATTACTCTCCCAACTCGGCGGTCGCTGAAGACTTCGGCGCGCTGGCAGGGTGGGTCAAGAGCCTCGCTGCACCTGCTTCGGCTGGTTTCCGCGGGGTGCGGTGGAGTGAGAGATGA
- a CDS encoding ATP-grasp domain-containing protein, protein MGDTTQRILCISTYEKGQDFLRQCAEMGVRPTLLTVEKLRSADWPRDVLEDIAFMPDNLTTEQVLNTVSWMARGRRFDRVVALDEFDQETAAAVREHWCIRGMGLTTTAFYRDKLAMRTGAREAGFNVPDFTRVLNYDELRDYMAQVPAPWLLKPRTSASALGIRKIHQPEDLWRALEELGDRQTHFLLERFVPGDIYHVDSIISGGKVVFSVVHKYGKPPMQVMHEGGVFTTRTVDRDSNDWKELTKFNASLAPALGMTRGVTHAEYIRAHADDRLYFLEIAARVGGAFIVDLVEAATGINLWREWARIEVMDLLGVPYELPQARADYAGSVLCLAQTAEPDTSAFTAPEIVFRMKKHHHAGLIVRSPQSERVRELLDDYAQQFASRYLASMPPPEKPTA, encoded by the coding sequence ATGGGCGACACGACGCAGCGAATTCTCTGCATCTCCACCTACGAAAAAGGGCAGGACTTCCTCCGCCAGTGCGCCGAGATGGGCGTGCGCCCCACGCTCCTTACGGTGGAAAAGCTCCGCAGCGCCGACTGGCCGCGCGACGTGCTCGAAGACATCGCGTTCATGCCCGACAACCTTACGACTGAGCAGGTGCTGAACACGGTCAGTTGGATGGCCCGCGGTCGCCGCTTCGACCGCGTAGTGGCTCTCGACGAGTTCGACCAGGAGACCGCTGCCGCCGTCCGCGAGCACTGGTGCATCCGAGGCATGGGCCTCACCACAACAGCGTTCTATCGTGACAAGCTGGCCATGCGTACCGGAGCACGCGAGGCCGGCTTCAACGTCCCCGATTTCACCCGGGTGCTCAACTACGACGAGCTGCGCGACTACATGGCGCAGGTGCCCGCGCCGTGGCTGCTCAAGCCGCGGACGTCGGCCTCGGCTCTGGGCATTCGCAAAATTCACCAGCCGGAAGACCTGTGGCGCGCCCTCGAGGAACTGGGCGACCGCCAGACGCACTTCCTCCTCGAGCGTTTCGTGCCCGGCGACATCTACCACGTCGACTCCATCATCAGCGGCGGCAAGGTCGTCTTCTCCGTTGTGCACAAATACGGCAAGCCGCCCATGCAGGTCATGCATGAAGGCGGCGTCTTCACCACCCGCACCGTCGACCGCGACAGCAATGACTGGAAGGAACTCACCAAGTTCAACGCCTCTCTGGCGCCTGCACTCGGCATGACCCGCGGCGTTACGCATGCGGAATACATCCGCGCCCACGCCGATGACCGCCTCTACTTCCTTGAGATTGCCGCACGCGTCGGCGGAGCCTTCATAGTCGACCTCGTCGAGGCCGCAACAGGAATTAACCTCTGGCGTGAGTGGGCGCGCATCGAAGTCATGGATCTCCTCGGCGTTCCGTACGAGCTCCCCCAAGCGCGCGCCGACTATGCCGGCAGCGTTCTCTGCCTCGCGCAGACCGCCGAGCCAGACACTTCCGCGTTCACGGCACCGGAGATCGTCTTCCGCATGAAGAAGCACCACCATGCCGGTCTCATCGTCCGCTCCCCGCAATCAGAGCGGGTGAGGGAACTCCTCGACGACTACGCGCAGCAATTCGCCAGCCGCTATCTAGCCAGCATGCCGCCGCCTGAAAAGCCAACAGCCTGA
- a CDS encoding rhomboid family intramembrane serine protease: MEIPVCPQCGRLMAEEAGPLCEKCEPAPVAAEAPGPWVTWTLVVVTAVASAVGLGFSREQFPLGAKFGPGIAGGEWWRLVTAFFVHNSLGHFVWNMIPLGFLGGRLERNLGHCVFLAFYLTCGITGSVVSLIAAPEQVACGASGAVFGVCAGLFVFYLLRVRTLSRKRRIRLVALGIYIWTSFWPGFADLRVDNACHIGGLTAGAILGCVLSLGSRRKRLVQLVTFGAAAAMLAAGAFEFRQHNLYLVHLDAAARAIQNGKMDLAAAELRTAQAMKPDSPIGQFLQQKLDSADRPEPPDLP, from the coding sequence GTGGAGATTCCTGTCTGCCCGCAATGCGGCCGCCTCATGGCGGAGGAAGCCGGCCCTCTCTGCGAGAAGTGTGAGCCGGCCCCGGTGGCGGCCGAAGCGCCGGGACCCTGGGTGACCTGGACGCTGGTTGTGGTGACGGCGGTTGCGAGCGCGGTGGGGCTGGGCTTCAGCCGCGAGCAGTTTCCGCTGGGGGCGAAATTCGGCCCGGGCATCGCCGGTGGCGAGTGGTGGCGGCTGGTGACTGCCTTCTTTGTCCACAACTCGCTGGGGCATTTCGTGTGGAACATGATTCCGCTGGGATTCCTGGGCGGCCGGCTGGAACGGAATCTTGGACATTGTGTGTTTCTTGCGTTTTACCTGACATGCGGCATAACGGGCAGCGTCGTTTCGCTGATTGCGGCCCCGGAGCAGGTTGCATGCGGTGCGTCGGGCGCCGTGTTCGGCGTGTGCGCCGGGCTGTTCGTTTTCTACCTGCTTCGGGTGCGCACGTTGTCGAGGAAACGGCGCATCCGGCTGGTTGCGCTCGGAATTTATATCTGGACGTCCTTCTGGCCGGGCTTCGCAGATCTGCGTGTTGATAACGCGTGCCACATCGGCGGCCTCACAGCGGGGGCGATTCTTGGGTGCGTTCTTTCGCTGGGATCTCGACGGAAGCGACTGGTCCAGCTGGTGACCTTCGGCGCCGCGGCCGCCATGCTCGCGGCCGGCGCATTCGAGTTTCGGCAGCACAACCTCTATCTGGTGCATCTCGACGCCGCCGCCCGGGCGATTCAGAACGGAAAGATGGATCTGGCCGCCGCGGAACTGCGGACGGCTCAGGCGATGAAGCCGGATAGTCCCATCGGGCAGTTCCTGCAGCAGAAGCTCGACTCCGCAGACAGACCGGAACCGCCGGATCTGCCTTAG
- a CDS encoding DoxX family protein, giving the protein MSTVSQPHAPSSSAPSKAALWTGRVLSALTILFMLFDAFGKFAKPVQVTDAFTKLGLPISTSVTIGVLITICTVLYAIPRTAVLGAVLLTGFLGGAVAIQLRAGSPTFETWFPVIFAAIAWLGTYLRYPALKVVLPLC; this is encoded by the coding sequence GTGTCCACTGTTTCGCAGCCGCACGCACCATCTTCATCCGCGCCCTCAAAAGCCGCTCTCTGGACCGGCCGCGTTCTCAGCGCACTGACAATTCTCTTCATGCTCTTCGACGCGTTCGGCAAATTCGCCAAGCCGGTGCAGGTCACCGACGCGTTCACAAAACTGGGCCTGCCAATCTCCACCAGCGTCACCATCGGCGTGCTGATCACGATCTGCACCGTGCTCTATGCCATCCCCCGAACCGCCGTGTTAGGCGCCGTGCTGCTCACGGGCTTTTTGGGCGGCGCGGTAGCCATCCAGCTCCGCGCCGGCAGTCCAACGTTCGAAACGTGGTTCCCGGTGATTTTTGCCGCCATCGCTTGGCTCGGCACTTATCTGCGTTATCCGGCACTCAAGGTCGTCCTGCCACTCTGTTAA
- a CDS encoding Ig-like domain-containing protein, which yields MAASPLVAADFNHDGHLDLVIVGSNSTNTTVYVLPGNGTGSFGAVQPVFTTSTAGSVWGSAVHNMVIGDFDGDANADIALTAGSSTPTVNFNATAHSWGQLRKMELWVDGKKLAEQFHAWEGNAYFNYASTLASGTHKGTIYAADVDNSLKRFDFNFTVGAPSCSAPSSYGVHICAPANGSTTSYNPVLVSATSKISGTLARMEVWVDGAKKYTETNSTSLAASLNLNAGSHQFTVYAVNTSGTAWKSTVTATVP from the coding sequence ATGGCGGCCTCTCCGCTGGTTGCTGCCGACTTCAACCACGATGGCCATCTCGACCTCGTCATCGTTGGATCGAACAGCACCAACACCACAGTCTACGTTCTGCCTGGCAACGGCACCGGATCGTTCGGCGCGGTCCAGCCAGTCTTCACCACCTCCACCGCGGGCAGCGTTTGGGGTTCCGCGGTTCACAACATGGTCATAGGCGACTTCGACGGAGATGCCAATGCCGACATCGCCCTCACCGCCGGCTCATCCACGCCAACGGTGAATTTCAATGCGACGGCGCACTCCTGGGGTCAGCTCCGCAAGATGGAGCTCTGGGTCGACGGCAAGAAGCTGGCGGAGCAATTCCACGCGTGGGAGGGCAACGCCTACTTCAACTACGCTTCGACGCTCGCATCCGGCACGCACAAGGGAACGATCTACGCCGCGGACGTCGACAACAGTCTCAAGCGCTTCGACTTCAACTTCACAGTAGGCGCTCCGAGTTGCTCTGCGCCCTCTTCCTACGGGGTCCATATCTGCGCGCCCGCCAACGGCTCCACAACTTCATACAATCCCGTGCTGGTCTCGGCAACATCCAAGATCTCCGGCACGCTGGCTCGCATGGAGGTCTGGGTTGATGGAGCAAAGAAGTACACGGAGACGAACTCAACCTCGCTGGCCGCCTCCCTCAACCTGAACGCTGGCAGCCACCAGTTCACCGTCTATGCCGTGAACACCAGCGGCACAGCATGGAAGTCCACCGTGACCGCAACCGTTCCATAA
- a CDS encoding tetratricopeptide repeat protein translates to MAPGKLMMQEAKTAAASRKKPQAATKSQGQSNTAAYQHYQSAVQLVQQGKYDKAIAALEKFLPAAPPELAERCRMYIATCQRQLEKSSLQFRTPEERYDYAISQLNQGLYEEAREQLSAVAKDSPNADYAFYGLAVLDSMTGRPQECLANLGRAIELNQKNRLQARSDGDFQNMADDPRFTELLYPELP, encoded by the coding sequence ATGGCTCCCGGTAAACTAATGATGCAAGAGGCCAAGACCGCGGCTGCGAGCCGCAAGAAACCGCAAGCGGCAACGAAGTCTCAGGGCCAGTCCAACACGGCGGCCTATCAGCACTACCAATCGGCTGTGCAGCTGGTGCAGCAGGGCAAGTACGACAAGGCGATTGCGGCTCTGGAAAAGTTTCTGCCCGCCGCGCCGCCGGAGTTAGCCGAGCGCTGCCGCATGTACATTGCCACCTGCCAGCGGCAGTTGGAGAAGTCGAGCCTGCAGTTCCGCACGCCGGAAGAGCGGTACGACTACGCCATCTCGCAGTTGAACCAGGGCCTTTATGAAGAGGCTCGGGAACAGCTCAGCGCGGTGGCGAAAGACTCTCCGAATGCGGACTACGCCTTCTATGGGCTGGCGGTGCTGGACAGCATGACCGGACGCCCGCAGGAGTGCCTGGCAAACCTGGGCCGCGCCATCGAGCTGAACCAGAAGAACCGGCTACAGGCGCGCTCAGACGGCGACTTCCAGAATATGGCGGACGATCCGCGATTCACGGAGCTGCTCTACCCTGAGCTTCCCTGA
- a CDS encoding SPFH domain-containing protein: MDIVFVVLLAVVAIVLLTFVLGSFFTVSTAEVAVVTRFGKFLRVAEPGLNWKVPYIDTVAGIVSLRVNQINLTMETKTKDNVFVTIPLSVQNRVRPEKVVDAFYKLSSPAQQIQSYVEQVILGHVPGMTLDEVFASQSSIALAVKKELDADMAEFGYEIVNVLVTDIVPDAKVKSAMNDINAAQREQVAANARGEAEKILVVKKAEAEAESKALQGQGIANQRKAIIEGLQTSVEQFQKAVEGATAKEVMQLVLVTQYFDTLKSIGESDKTNTLFLSHSPGAVKEVSDQILESMLVAERSKY; encoded by the coding sequence ATGGATATCGTGTTCGTTGTCCTTCTTGCGGTCGTTGCGATCGTTCTGTTGACCTTCGTTCTTGGCAGCTTTTTCACGGTGAGCACCGCCGAAGTGGCCGTCGTCACGCGCTTCGGCAAATTCCTTCGCGTCGCCGAGCCCGGCCTCAACTGGAAGGTGCCGTACATCGACACCGTCGCCGGCATCGTGAGCCTGCGCGTCAACCAGATCAACCTGACCATGGAAACGAAGACCAAGGACAACGTCTTCGTCACCATTCCGCTCTCTGTGCAGAATCGCGTCCGTCCTGAAAAGGTCGTCGATGCCTTCTACAAGCTCTCCAGTCCCGCGCAGCAAATTCAGTCGTATGTCGAGCAGGTCATCCTCGGCCACGTGCCCGGCATGACGCTCGACGAGGTCTTTGCATCGCAGTCGAGCATTGCGCTCGCCGTGAAGAAGGAACTGGACGCCGACATGGCGGAGTTCGGCTACGAGATCGTGAACGTGCTTGTCACCGACATCGTGCCCGACGCCAAGGTCAAATCGGCGATGAACGACATCAACGCCGCGCAGCGTGAGCAGGTCGCAGCCAACGCGCGCGGCGAAGCCGAAAAGATTCTCGTAGTGAAGAAGGCCGAAGCCGAGGCAGAGAGCAAGGCGCTCCAGGGGCAGGGCATTGCCAACCAGCGGAAGGCGATCATTGAAGGCCTGCAGACTTCGGTCGAGCAATTCCAAAAGGCCGTAGAAGGCGCGACCGCGAAGGAAGTCATGCAGCTTGTTCTCGTCACGCAATACTTCGATACGCTGAAGTCCATCGGCGAGAGCGACAAGACCAACACGCTGTTCCTCTCCCACTCGCCCGGCGCGGTGAAGGAGGTTTCGGACCAGATCCTCGAATCGATGCTGGTTGCGGAGCGCTCGAAGTACTAA
- a CDS encoding DinB family protein yields MEHRLDHTIALLERTPGALDELLRGLPAEWTDANEGGDSWGPREIVAHLAHADRTDWMVRIRHLLDVGETQPFPPFDRLGQREAMQGKSLPEVLEDFTAARAASLDDLRALNLSLADLQRRGTHPTFGSVTLSQLLATWAAHDLTHLHQISRVMAHQYREAVGPWTQFLGVMQCGGHGG; encoded by the coding sequence ATGGAACACCGCCTCGATCACACCATCGCCCTGCTCGAACGCACTCCCGGTGCGCTCGATGAGCTCCTGCGCGGCCTGCCCGCTGAATGGACTGACGCTAATGAAGGCGGCGACTCCTGGGGTCCGCGCGAAATCGTTGCACACCTGGCTCACGCCGACCGCACTGACTGGATGGTGCGCATCCGCCACCTGCTCGACGTCGGCGAGACGCAGCCCTTTCCGCCGTTCGACCGCCTCGGCCAGCGCGAGGCCATGCAAGGCAAGTCGCTGCCCGAGGTCCTGGAGGATTTCACCGCGGCGCGTGCAGCCAGTCTGGACGATCTGCGAGCACTGAACCTCAGCCTGGCCGACCTTCAACGCCGCGGCACCCACCCCACGTTCGGCTCGGTCACACTGAGCCAGCTGCTCGCCACCTGGGCCGCGCACGACCTGACGCACCTGCACCAGATCTCGCGCGTGATGGCGCACCAGTATCGCGAAGCCGTCGGCCCATGGACCCAGTTTCTCGGCGTGATGCAATGCGGAGGACACGGTGGCTAA
- a CDS encoding sugar phosphate isomerase/epimerase family protein encodes MRIERRDFLKVSAAAAAGLVYSKRMHAAASTAAIRLGGPIFINSTDPAELAREHRRLGYAAAYCPDIATLSDTQLLQKIEQAYASQNVVIAEVGAWKNMLDPDAEKRRANLDYVTQRCALADALGALNCVDIAGSYNPDVWYGPNPKNLSREFFDATIENVRHILDHVKPTRTKFTVEMMGWNLPDGPDGYVELIRAVDRKAFGVHLDVCNGINSPQRYYHNADFIRECFSKLGPWIVSCHAKDLRWDVEMNVHFEEVVPGRGQVDYTTYLTELSKLGREVPLMLEHLKTAEEYDEGRHYIQTVGSAAGLKFA; translated from the coding sequence ATGAGAATTGAACGCAGAGACTTCCTGAAAGTCTCCGCCGCGGCTGCGGCCGGACTCGTGTACTCGAAGCGCATGCACGCTGCGGCCAGCACCGCAGCCATACGCCTCGGCGGCCCCATCTTCATCAACTCCACAGACCCCGCGGAGCTCGCCCGCGAGCATCGCCGCCTGGGTTACGCCGCGGCGTACTGTCCCGACATCGCCACCCTCAGCGACACGCAGCTTCTACAAAAGATCGAGCAAGCCTACGCATCCCAGAACGTCGTCATCGCCGAGGTAGGCGCCTGGAAGAACATGCTCGACCCGGACGCCGAGAAGCGCCGCGCCAACCTCGACTACGTGACCCAGCGGTGCGCCCTCGCCGACGCCCTGGGAGCGCTCAACTGCGTCGACATCGCCGGCTCCTACAACCCTGACGTCTGGTACGGACCCAATCCGAAAAACCTTTCGCGCGAGTTCTTCGACGCCACGATCGAGAACGTCCGCCACATCCTCGACCACGTCAAGCCCACACGCACAAAGTTCACCGTTGAGATGATGGGCTGGAACCTGCCCGACGGCCCCGACGGTTACGTCGAACTCATCCGCGCCGTCGACCGCAAGGCTTTCGGTGTTCACCTTGACGTCTGCAACGGCATCAACTCACCGCAGCGCTACTATCACAACGCCGACTTCATCCGCGAGTGCTTCAGCAAACTTGGGCCTTGGATCGTCTCCTGCCACGCCAAAGACCTTCGCTGGGATGTCGAGATGAACGTGCATTTCGAAGAGGTCGTACCCGGCCGCGGCCAGGTGGACTACACGACCTACCTCACCGAGCTCTCCAAACTCGGCAGGGAAGTCCCACTCATGCTCGAGCACCTCAAGACAGCCGAGGAGTATGACGAGGGCCGGCACTATATTCAGACGGTGGGCTCGGCCGCCGGCCTGAAATTTGCCTGA
- a CDS encoding DUF4254 domain-containing protein: protein MLSANSIKYLHDRCTKHWHEEPDTTPYALSDWEKLISQHHYANCDLWHLEDKAREAGASDAQIADTKRGIDKTNQVRNDLVEKLDEALLAYLEPYNLPNSLEKQHSETPGMIIDRLSILELKIYHTREEMRRTDAPAGHSERNRHRLDVLEMQHADLRQCLDDLWAEVMAGTRYFKVYRQLKMYNDPALNPAIYRRQEK from the coding sequence ATGCTCTCGGCGAACTCAATCAAGTACCTCCACGACCGCTGCACCAAGCACTGGCACGAGGAACCGGACACGACTCCCTACGCGCTCAGCGACTGGGAGAAGCTCATCTCGCAGCATCACTATGCCAATTGCGACCTGTGGCATCTGGAGGATAAGGCTCGCGAGGCCGGCGCCAGTGACGCACAGATTGCCGACACCAAGCGCGGCATCGACAAGACGAATCAGGTGCGCAATGACCTTGTCGAGAAGCTGGATGAAGCGCTTCTTGCCTACCTGGAGCCCTACAATCTGCCGAACTCGCTGGAGAAGCAGCACTCGGAAACGCCGGGGATGATCATCGACAGGCTCTCGATCCTGGAGCTGAAGATCTACCATACGCGCGAGGAAATGCGCCGCACCGACGCTCCGGCGGGCCACAGCGAGCGGAACCGGCACCGGCTGGACGTGCTGGAGATGCAGCATGCCGACCTGCGGCAGTGCCTGGACGATTTGTGGGCGGAGGTAATGGCTGGGACGCGCTACTTCAAGGTCTACAGGCAGTTGAAGATGTACAACGACCCGGCTCTGAATCCGGCGATTTACCGGCGGCAGGAGAAGTGA